The genomic region CAGATTACTAAGAACAAAGATGTAACCAATTTTTTATAATCAGGTGTCCTACCCCCTCAGTAACCTCTGGGTGGAATTGTACTCCATACCATGGTTTTTGCTTATGTTTCATACATTCATTATCACAACTATTGGATTCTGCTAACTTTATAAACCCATTGGGGAGAGAAACACTTTCACAGTGATCTTCTTGAAAAAGAGCATTTTGATCTATACCATTAAATATCGGATCTTCTGGGATAAGCTGATGTATTGTTTCCTCAGCTCTAGCTTCTGTGGTTAGGGATACCTTTCCACCGTCAAGTAATCCTAACATCTGATGACCAAAGCAAATACCAAATACAGGAACATTAATATCTCTTAAGAATGATAGTTTTTCTAGATATGGCTGATTATCCACTTTGGAAAGGAGGATAGGTGCACCACTGATCAATATTTTTTTTGCTTGCTGGTAATGAATAGGAAGAAGTTCATCGAGTTTTCTAATCACCCAAGGTAAATTTTCAGCTTCAAGTATTTCAGCTATGTGTATTGTTTTTGTACTTCCACAATCAATGATTAAGTGATATTCTTCCATTTTCATATTCCTAGTTAAAAAATAAAGCAGCTGTATATTAATAAATACAGCTGCTTTTTGAAAGTCATTTGATGATAATGCTATTATAACTGGTTAAAATCTGTCGATCTTTATGTGACAATAAGGTTTCTTCTGATGTTTGAAATAATACATTTGATGGTATTCTTCTGCATCCCAGAAAGTATCTGCCATAGTTACTTTTGTAGCTACTTTAAATCCTTTTTCCTTTAATTCATTAATTAATTTCTCAGCGATGTCTTTTTGATATTGATTCATATAAAAGACTTCTGATCTATATTGTGTTCCTACATCTGGCCCCTGACGGTTCACTTGAGTAGGGTCATGTATTTCAAAGAATAACCTTGCTAACTCTTCATAAGAAACCTTGTTAGGGTCATAAGTAACTTTAAGTGCTTCAGCATGGCCGGTATCTGTGTAACATACTTCTTTATAGGAAGGGTTATTTTTCTTTCCTCCGGTATATCCAACAGAAGTAGAGGTAACACCAGGAAGTTCAGCAAAGAAGTATTCTACCCCCCAAAAACATCCTCCTGCAAAGATGGCAACATTTTCTTCTTTCTTATCTGCTTCCGCCGTAGGTGTAAAGTTTAAAGAAACTGAATTGACACAATGTCTAACGTTTTTATCTGTTAGTCGTTCCCCTTCAAAAACATGCCCTAAGTGTGCATCACAATTAGCACATAATATCTCCGTTCTTCGACCGTCTTTATCTGTTTCTCTTTTAATGGCTCCTTCAATTTCATCATCAAAGGCAGGCCAACCACAGTGTGCATCAAATTTATCATCAGACTTATACAATGGAGCATTACAACGCTTACATGTATATATACCGTCTTCAAAATGTTCATCATATATGCCTGTTCCCGGACGTTCAGTTCCTTTATTGACAATGACATATTTTTCGAATTCATTTAATGAATTCCAAGTAGATTTATCTTTCATATCTTGAGCTAATATTGATACCGAACTAATGAGTAGTAATGTAAGTAATTTGATAAGTGTTTTCATAGGTGTAATGTTTTGTGATAATGTATTTTTATCTTAATAATGTTACAATTTTAAGGAAGTCTACATTATCCAAATGTGGCATAGTTCACATTTGTTTTAAATCCATTTGATTTTAACACTATTTATACCCTAAAGCATCAACCTAAATAACAGGTTGTAGGTGCAAACATCAATAAATAGATTTTTGATAAAATAAAAAAGCCATGCTGAAAGAATCAACATGGCTTTAATATTTTTATTCAGAATAACAGAGGATTATTCTGCTCCTAATTCTACTAATTTGAAACCTTGACCGTGAACATTTACGATACGTAAATTATCGTCAGGTTTTAAGAATTTTCTAAGCTTTGTGATATAAACGTCCATACTTCTTGAGTTGAAGTAGTTATCGTCTAACCAAATTTTCTTTAATGCTAATGATCTGTCCATAATTTCATTTTTATGGATAGCCAATAAACGCAATAAAGCAGATTCTTTTGAAGTTAATCTTTGCTCAGAACCGTCTTCATTGTATTTCAACATTTGAGCGTTGAAATCGAATGTAAATTTACCAATTTCGAAAATAGTTTGTTTCTCTTTCGAATCAGTTTTACTTTTAGTTCTACGAAGAATAGAAGTAATACGCGCTAAAAGCTCTTCCATACTGAAAGGCTTAGTGATGTAATCATCAGCACCCACTTCAAATCCTCTAAGAGTATCTTCTTTCATTGACTTTGCAGTAAGGAAGAAGATAGGAATATCAACATCTGATTTACGGATACGTTCAGCTAATGTATAACCATCCATTTTAGGCATCATAACATCAAAAATACATAAGTCATGATCGCCGTCTTGGTAGGCTCTTAATGCTTCTTCCCCGTCTTGTGCACGAGTAACTTCAAAGTTTTTAACTTCTAAATACTCTGTTAATAACATTCCTAAATTAGGATCATCCTCTGCAAGTAAAATTCTAGTTTTATCCATTTTCAGATATTGGTAGTTGTATTATAAATTCACTTCCTTTGCCGAGCTCACTCTTGCATTTAATATTACCTTTGTGTGCTTCGAC from Flammeovirga agarivorans harbors:
- a CDS encoding glutamine amidotransferase-related protein — translated: MEEYHLIIDCGSTKTIHIAEILEAENLPWVIRKLDELLPIHYQQAKKILISGAPILLSKVDNQPYLEKLSFLRDINVPVFGICFGHQMLGLLDGGKVSLTTEARAEETIHQLIPEDPIFNGIDQNALFQEDHCESVSLPNGFIKLAESNSCDNECMKHKQKPWYGVQFHPEVTEGVGHLIIKNWLHLCS
- a CDS encoding bifunctional methionine sulfoxide reductase B/A protein — its product is MKTLIKLLTLLLISSVSILAQDMKDKSTWNSLNEFEKYVIVNKGTERPGTGIYDEHFEDGIYTCKRCNAPLYKSDDKFDAHCGWPAFDDEIEGAIKRETDKDGRRTEILCANCDAHLGHVFEGERLTDKNVRHCVNSVSLNFTPTAEADKKEENVAIFAGGCFWGVEYFFAELPGVTSTSVGYTGGKKNNPSYKEVCYTDTGHAEALKVTYDPNKVSYEELARLFFEIHDPTQVNRQGPDVGTQYRSEVFYMNQYQKDIAEKLINELKEKGFKVATKVTMADTFWDAEEYHQMYYFKHQKKPYCHIKIDRF
- a CDS encoding response regulator transcription factor yields the protein MDKTRILLAEDDPNLGMLLTEYLEVKNFEVTRAQDGEEALRAYQDGDHDLCIFDVMMPKMDGYTLAERIRKSDVDIPIFFLTAKSMKEDTLRGFEVGADDYITKPFSMEELLARITSILRRTKSKTDSKEKQTIFEIGKFTFDFNAQMLKYNEDGSEQRLTSKESALLRLLAIHKNEIMDRSLALKKIWLDDNYFNSRSMDVYITKLRKFLKPDDNLRIVNVHGQGFKLVELGAE